ACAGGACGCAGGCCCCCGCCGCGACCGCGCACAGACCGCGCTCCCTCGGCTGCTCCAGCCGGACCGGCGACGGCGGCAGATAGCGATCGGCGCCTCGGGCGCCCCGGCGCCAGTAGAACGCCCACAGCGCCGCCGTCGTCACCAGGATCGCCGCCAGCTGCGGCGCCCACATCCGGGCCGCGAAGTCCTCGGCGTCCAGCGCGACGCGATCGGCCGCCAACAGGTTGGTCAGGTTGGACACCGGCAGCAGCAGGCTGGCGGTGTTCGCGAGCCAGATGGTGGTCATCGCCAGCGGCAGCGCGGCGATCTTCGCCCTGGGGGCCAGTGCGAGGAACACCGGTGTGAGCAGGACGGCGGTCGTGTCGAGATTGAGGAAGACGGTCGTCACCGAGGCGAAGCCGACGCACAGTAGGAACAGTGCCGGGTAGTTCCCGCCGCCGATGATCGCGATCCGGGTGGCGATGACGTCGAAGACCCTGGCGCGCATCGCCAGTTCCGCAAGCACGATCACACTGCCGAGGAACAGCAGCAGCGGAGCGACCCTGGCGATGCTCGCCGCCGCCTCGTCGGCGGGCAACGCTCCGGTGAGCACGAAGATCACGCCGAGGAGGAGCAGACCGATCCTGACCCGGTCGAGCGCGCTCGGCATGCGCGGAATGCGGGACAGCCGCGGGGAGACCACGCGATCATCCTGCCCGACACGGACCGAGGTCCTTCGGCATCGACGGTCGTCGGGCCGGTGACCGGGTCGGAATCGCTCGGCGGCCGCCGAGTACTCCTCGGCGACGATCCGCGGGCCGACGTCCGGCGCGGACCCGGCCGGCCGAAAGCGGCCGGGTCGCCGGTGCTCGGCGGGCCGCCTGCGCCCGGTACCGGCCGGACGACCCGGTCGCCCGGCGCGGCTCCGGTCCGCTGAGACGACCCGTGGGCAGGCCCGGTCTACCAGTGTTCTCCTGCGGCGACGCAGCCGGCAGTGCTCGCGATCACGCGCCGCCCGCGCCGAGGACCGGCACACTCATGGCACGATCGGGGCGGCGACGGGGAGCAGCCGGACGATCCGCATCAGCAGCCCGGCGGTGACGATTCGCTCGGCGGGAGCCGGGCGGCCGCGATTTCGCCCGCCGAGAGGCGGGGGCGGTAATGATTCGCCCGGTCGGAGCCGGGCGGTGACGATTCGCCCGCCGGGAGGCGGGCGGTGATGATTCGCCCGGTCGGAGCCGGGCGGTGACGATTCGCCCGGCCGAGTCGGGGCACCGCCAGGCCGGCCTCGGATCACGGGCAGGCTCGCCGTCGAGAGGCCCACGTGGTCGTCGGTCGACCGCGCGTCACGACGCGGGGGAGCCCACGACCGCCGGGCCGGGACGAGATCGTGGAGCGGACGGCCTGGCGAGGCCGACCGATCCGAGGCCGTCCTGCCGACGTCCGGTGACGGGCGTCTGGGGCACTGACCGCGCCGAGGTCGAGACCGCCGCTCGCGGCGGCCCTCGACCCGGCCGACGCTGATCGGAGCAGCACTGTGACGACTCCCGCACCCACCCTGGACGGCGTCCTCGCCACGGCGGAGGGGGCAGCCAGGACTCTGGCCCTCTCCAGCCCTGTCGAGCGGGCGGACTGGCTGGCGGCCCTCGCCGACGCGCTCGACGCGGCGGGACCCGAGCTGATCGCCACCGCCCAGGCGGAGACCAGCCTGCCCACCGGGCGACTCACCGGTGAGCTGGCGCGCACCACCTTCCAGGCCCGGCTGTTCGCCGAGCGGCTTCGCGACGGCAGCCTGCTGGAGGCGCGGATCGATCACGCCGATCCCGCGTGGCCGATGGGACCGAGGCCCGACATCCGCCGGGCGCTGCGTCCGCTGGGCGTCGTGGTCGTGTTCGCCGCGAGCAACTTCCCCTTCGCGTTCAGCGTCGCGGGCGGCGACACCGTCTCCGCGCTGGCGGCGGGCTGCCCGGTGGTGCTCAAGGCCCACCCCGGCCACCCCCGGCTCTCGCGGGAGACCGCCGCCGTCGTCGTCGCCGCGCTGGAGTCCGCAGGCGCCCCGGCAGGCGTGTTCGCGCTGATCGAGGGCTTCGAGGACGGCATCGCGGCGGTGCGGGACCCTCGGGTGTCCGCCGTCGGGTTCACCGGCTCCGTCTCGGGCGGCCGGGCGCTGTTCGACGTCGCC
The Actinoalloteichus fjordicus DNA segment above includes these coding regions:
- a CDS encoding ArsB/NhaD family transporter, whose amino-acid sequence is MVSPRLSRIPRMPSALDRVRIGLLLLGVIFVLTGALPADEAAASIARVAPLLLFLGSVIVLAELAMRARVFDVIATRIAIIGGGNYPALFLLCVGFASVTTVFLNLDTTAVLLTPVFLALAPRAKIAALPLAMTTIWLANTASLLLPVSNLTNLLAADRVALDAEDFAARMWAPQLAAILVTTAALWAFYWRRGARGADRYLPPSPVRLEQPRERGLCAVAAGACVLFVGAVIFLHEGISLAAAGAALIVVAAFAVLDRQALRLSLIPWRLLILVAGLFLVIPTLSRHGLAEVMTALIGTSDDVGGAVRAALTGAGLSNVINNLPAYAAGEAVVPPANGDQLLALLIGTNVGAVVTPWASLATLLCLESCRANGLVVPLRRFVRTGLVLAVLALAASVAALLITG